One genomic window of Lytechinus variegatus isolate NC3 chromosome 1, Lvar_3.0, whole genome shotgun sequence includes the following:
- the LOC121415083 gene encoding uncharacterized protein LOC121415083, with protein sequence MSTLREKIILQGHQESESIKEVVKRYEDTNRDLCALLTVLYTLHRPVPKSKGVNCSRSAAVHYLVQHVPEGTSIKEAINHIKQTYRQPLIVAIGKETGQQQYFLCLDSLPFSAGQTIVEAFDKLFKSFFVFNVHYPDILSHFYDFFAAFVYTKFGPPIR encoded by the exons ATGTCAACCTTGAGGGAGAAGATCATATTGCAGGGCCATCAGGAATCTGAAAGCATCAAGGAAGTAGTGAAACGCTACGAAGATACAAACA GAGATCTTTGTGCACTACTAACTGTGCTCTACACACTGCATCGGCCGGTGCCAAAGTCGAAGGGCGTAAACTGTAGCAGATCTGCAGCAGTACACTACCTTGTACAGCATGTGCCA GAAGGAACAAGCATCAAAGAAGCCATCAATCATATCAAGCAGACATACAGGCAGCCCCTCATAGTGGCCATCGGGAAGGAGACAGGACAGCAGCAATACTTCCTGTGCCTCGATAGTCTGCCTTTCAGTGCTGGACAGACGATCGTAGAAGCGTTCGACAAGCTATTCAAGAGTTTCTTCGTCTTTAATGTACATTATCCGGACATCCTCTCACATTTCTATGATTTCTTTGCGGCTTTTGTCTATACGAAATTTGGCCCACCCATAAGGTGA